From a region of the Streptomyces caniferus genome:
- a CDS encoding ATP-binding protein gives MTAATYQYVDLPDASVVTTRALLTARENIADTVAARAMMCIHGGAGFGKTLAVNTCLHELEPVEDVRRVTFRARPTARAVRYELFTALDLAGEPPRHPSEFDRLLKTALAERPRTFLVDEAQWLNGEAFEYFRYLWDEPATQLAVIFVGGEGCHTVLRREPMLSSRIFIWQHFTRLTPSEVLDVIPLFHPVWADADPEDITFADSHAAHGNFRAWAQLTAHTRTALARTGRARVDQELLRRAFSRLA, from the coding sequence GTGACCGCGGCCACTTACCAGTACGTCGACCTGCCCGATGCGTCCGTGGTCACCACCCGGGCCCTGCTCACCGCCCGGGAGAACATCGCCGACACCGTCGCCGCGCGCGCCATGATGTGCATCCACGGTGGCGCCGGCTTTGGCAAGACTCTCGCGGTCAACACGTGCCTGCACGAACTCGAACCCGTAGAGGACGTCCGACGGGTCACCTTCCGGGCCCGTCCCACGGCCCGCGCGGTGCGCTACGAGCTGTTCACCGCTCTCGATCTGGCCGGTGAACCGCCGCGCCACCCCAGCGAGTTCGACCGGCTGCTGAAGACGGCCCTGGCCGAGCGCCCCCGCACGTTCCTCGTGGACGAGGCCCAGTGGCTCAACGGGGAGGCGTTCGAATACTTCCGCTACCTGTGGGACGAACCCGCCACTCAGCTCGCGGTCATCTTCGTCGGCGGGGAGGGCTGCCACACCGTGCTGCGCCGTGAACCGATGCTCTCCTCCCGCATCTTCATCTGGCAGCACTTCACCCGACTTACCCCCAGCGAGGTCCTCGACGTCATCCCTCTGTTCCACCCGGTCTGGGCCGACGCTGATCCTGAGGACATCACCTTCGCCGACAGCCACGCCGCGCACGGCAACTTCCGCGCCTGGGCCCAGCTGACCGCCCACACCCGCACCGCACTGGCCCGCACCGGCCGCGCCCGCGTCGACCAGGAGCTGCTGCGTCGGGCCTTCAGCCGCCTCGCCTGA
- a CDS encoding transposase family protein — MFGNRPASWRNYAWETDHVQAPLLVDADGDLVRPWITWFIDTATKVITGTAVTPGHPSRASVLAALRAAVVRDEPYGPAGGVPELVRVDRGKDFLSAAVTTALGAMGVTVKDLPAYSPHLKGTVESLNRAADRMLFAALPGYTAGPTGPRSERRGRTAGAVSALSFQDFTAEVLAWMNWWNTAHRPKALSGRTPLEAWQADPTPVTDIPAADLWAFTLKDDGRPRKLTSHGVSWRGRTYTAAWMTGQAGRKVRVRYMPHHDHEIEVCDARSRHLGPAHLADAATPEQLQALREARAERARRLRADAKAAERLRRQRFAPTTSAEPAQRLGAVTAAQADRELAAADYTDVARLALPDLIPPAPPPAHWRTPPALAAGTASPPPVPAPAEPADTLPEPGTHPAGDAS, encoded by the coding sequence GTGTTCGGCAACCGGCCGGCGTCATGGCGCAACTACGCCTGGGAGACCGACCACGTCCAGGCCCCGCTGCTGGTCGACGCCGACGGCGACCTGGTGCGCCCGTGGATCACCTGGTTCATCGACACCGCCACCAAGGTCATCACCGGTACCGCTGTCACCCCGGGCCATCCCTCCCGCGCGTCGGTACTGGCCGCCTTGCGCGCCGCAGTGGTGCGGGATGAGCCCTACGGCCCGGCCGGGGGAGTGCCGGAGCTGGTGAGGGTGGACCGGGGCAAGGACTTCCTGTCGGCCGCCGTTACCACCGCGCTCGGCGCGATGGGCGTGACGGTCAAGGATCTGCCCGCTTACAGCCCGCACCTGAAGGGCACGGTGGAGAGCCTCAACCGGGCTGCGGACCGGATGCTGTTCGCCGCCCTGCCCGGCTACACCGCCGGGCCCACCGGGCCCCGCTCGGAGCGGCGCGGACGTACCGCAGGGGCGGTGTCCGCCCTGTCGTTCCAGGACTTCACCGCGGAGGTCCTGGCGTGGATGAACTGGTGGAACACTGCGCATCGCCCGAAAGCCCTGTCGGGCCGCACGCCACTGGAGGCGTGGCAGGCCGATCCGACCCCTGTCACCGACATCCCCGCCGCCGACCTGTGGGCCTTTACCCTCAAGGACGACGGCCGGCCCCGAAAGCTGACCAGCCACGGCGTGAGCTGGCGCGGCCGCACCTACACCGCCGCGTGGATGACCGGCCAGGCCGGCCGCAAGGTCCGCGTGCGCTACATGCCGCACCACGACCACGAGATCGAGGTCTGCGACGCCCGAAGCCGCCACCTCGGCCCGGCGCACCTCGCGGACGCGGCCACCCCCGAGCAACTGCAGGCGCTGCGCGAGGCACGTGCGGAGCGCGCCCGGCGCCTGCGCGCCGACGCGAAGGCCGCCGAACGCCTGCGCCGCCAGCGATTCGCCCCCACCACCAGCGCGGAGCCCGCCCAGCGGCTGGGAGCCGTCACGGCCGCCCAGGCCGACCGTGAACTCGCCGCCGCCGACTACACCGACGTCGCACGGCTGGCACTGCCCGACCTGATCCCGCCCGCCCCGCCTCCAGCGCACTGGCGCACCCCGCCCGCCCTCGCTGCCGGCACCGCGTCACCTCCACCCGTCCCCGCTCCAGCCGAGCCAGCGGACACCCTGCCGGAGCCCGGCACCCACCCCGCAGGAGACGCCTCGTGA
- a CDS encoding ATP-binding protein produces the protein MTVLQTPVGEAVQGPAGSADAGRVERAVVVRRLLAVDRGEGGLSSLHVRIAAGLAGVTERTVWRWLAEGREGRVEARPRQGGFVVGDALWEVLTQAGGNVAELRRRMLRAQDEGVLEHWEAEFVPSLATLHRAVKDELRAGRVLQVARAASGRVEPSRYDRAPAELGFVDGANGPPVVDGPDAMPSGTGGEERPGAVKTASRTRVSGGVRLYAPGARSVSTRQVAGVVEAVGHTVAARGIGCVYGDTGLGKTVAVEQALHLLPGRVPVWRAVVGVRPGLPQVRAALCEALRLPSGSLTHRAGPADQALAEALAEPGVLFLDNAQRLSPPVLDYLRQLWDSPGCAAALVLCGAGSERALARAAAMRSRVLTWHQVSRLDTEDVPQTLGLFHPVWEDADPVDLGRADEQTARGNFRTWAKITSHVCAARGRDPGAVWGGRRSTRPAPGSARTHDGPLTCPGHTGSDGREPHPVRRGGKQRDDGQRTAGHQRWPRR, from the coding sequence GTGACGGTTTTACAGACCCCGGTGGGGGAGGCGGTGCAGGGTCCGGCTGGTTCGGCGGACGCCGGGCGGGTGGAGCGGGCGGTGGTGGTGCGGCGGCTGCTGGCGGTGGACCGGGGTGAGGGCGGTCTGTCGTCGTTGCACGTGCGGATCGCGGCCGGGTTGGCGGGGGTAACGGAGCGGACGGTGTGGCGGTGGCTGGCCGAGGGACGCGAGGGGCGGGTGGAGGCGCGGCCGCGGCAGGGCGGGTTCGTGGTGGGCGACGCCTTGTGGGAGGTGCTCACCCAGGCCGGCGGGAACGTCGCCGAGCTGCGCCGCAGGATGCTCCGGGCGCAGGACGAGGGCGTGCTGGAGCACTGGGAGGCGGAGTTTGTGCCGTCTTTGGCGACGCTGCACCGTGCGGTGAAGGACGAGCTGCGGGCGGGCCGGGTGCTTCAGGTCGCCCGCGCGGCGTCGGGCCGGGTGGAGCCGAGCCGGTACGACCGGGCACCGGCCGAACTCGGCTTCGTAGATGGTGCGAACGGTCCGCCGGTCGTGGACGGCCCGGACGCCATGCCGTCCGGTACGGGTGGTGAGGAACGGCCCGGCGCGGTGAAGACCGCTTCGCGTACCCGGGTGTCCGGTGGGGTGCGCCTGTACGCGCCGGGGGCGCGGTCGGTGTCCACGCGGCAGGTGGCCGGGGTGGTGGAGGCGGTGGGGCACACGGTCGCCGCGCGGGGGATCGGCTGCGTGTACGGGGACACGGGGCTGGGGAAGACGGTCGCGGTCGAGCAGGCTCTGCATCTGCTGCCCGGTCGGGTGCCGGTGTGGCGGGCGGTGGTGGGGGTCAGGCCCGGCCTGCCGCAGGTGCGGGCCGCGTTGTGCGAGGCACTGAGGCTGCCGTCGGGGTCCCTGACCCACCGTGCCGGACCGGCCGACCAGGCACTGGCGGAGGCGCTGGCCGAGCCGGGTGTGCTGTTCCTCGACAACGCGCAGCGTCTGTCACCGCCGGTGCTGGACTACCTGCGGCAGCTGTGGGACTCGCCGGGCTGTGCGGCCGCCTTGGTCTTGTGCGGGGCGGGCAGTGAGCGGGCGCTGGCCCGGGCAGCGGCGATGCGTTCCCGGGTCCTGACCTGGCACCAGGTCAGCCGCCTCGACACGGAGGACGTGCCGCAGACGCTGGGTCTGTTCCACCCGGTGTGGGAGGACGCGGACCCGGTCGACCTGGGGCGGGCGGATGAGCAGACCGCCCGCGGCAACTTCCGTACCTGGGCGAAGATCACCTCGCATGTCTGCGCAGCCCGGGGCCGTGACCCCGGTGCGGTGTGGGGCGGGAGGCGATCGACCAGGCCTGCGCCCGGCTCGGCCCGTACCCATGACGGCCCTCTCACGTGCCCGGGGCACACCGGTTCCGACGGCAGAGAGCCTCATCCCGTTCGGCGAGGAGGGAAACAGCGCGATGACGGACAACGGACCGCAGGACACCAACGGTGGCCACGACGTTGA
- a CDS encoding ADP-ribosylglycohydrolase family protein — protein MNSQSWGDIVARRARVRGCLLGGAIGDALGYPIEFQPLASIRNGYGPSGVTGFLPVGGVVLGQVSDDTQMTLFTAEGLIRAYARYGPATDNGISSAGPVLVRNAYLRWLDTQNHPAPPPPAELAHHRTGWLRQQTWLYARRAPGNACVSGLRYEHIPDTLGELGAPGPVNPDSKGCGTVMRSAPFGLTGMPVRRAFEFAARCAQITHGHPTGYYAAGAFAAMIGHLLDGDSLEGAVLRSMELLARYPGHEETTAALRKAVDLAADGTATPEKVETLGGGWIAEEALAIAVYCALARPADPAPRRTRVESAFLLSVNHSGDSDSTGSICGNLLGAHHGDLALPPSWLTAVEGRGTITELADDFSAAFHPLTHQPYNESFFAPGRYPRS, from the coding sequence TTGAACAGTCAGTCGTGGGGCGACATCGTCGCCCGCCGTGCCCGTGTCCGTGGCTGTCTTCTGGGCGGGGCGATAGGCGACGCCCTGGGATACCCGATCGAGTTCCAGCCGCTGGCCTCGATCCGCAACGGCTACGGGCCGTCCGGGGTCACCGGCTTCCTGCCGGTCGGCGGCGTCGTCCTCGGCCAGGTCTCCGATGACACCCAGATGACCCTCTTCACCGCGGAAGGCCTCATCCGCGCCTACGCCCGCTACGGCCCCGCCACCGACAACGGCATCAGCTCCGCCGGGCCCGTCCTCGTGCGGAACGCCTATCTGCGCTGGCTCGACACCCAGAACCACCCCGCGCCCCCGCCACCGGCCGAACTCGCCCACCACCGCACCGGCTGGCTGCGCCAGCAGACCTGGCTCTACGCCCGTCGTGCCCCCGGCAACGCCTGCGTCTCCGGCCTCCGCTACGAGCACATCCCCGACACGCTCGGCGAGCTCGGAGCGCCGGGGCCGGTCAACCCCGACTCCAAGGGCTGCGGCACGGTCATGCGCTCGGCTCCCTTCGGCCTCACCGGCATGCCCGTTCGCCGAGCCTTCGAATTCGCCGCCCGCTGCGCCCAGATCACCCATGGCCATCCCACCGGCTACTACGCGGCCGGTGCCTTCGCCGCCATGATCGGACACCTACTGGACGGCGACTCCCTCGAAGGCGCCGTGCTGCGCTCGATGGAACTCCTCGCCCGCTATCCCGGCCACGAGGAGACGACGGCCGCCCTCCGCAAGGCGGTCGACCTGGCTGCCGACGGCACAGCGACCCCCGAGAAGGTCGAAACCCTCGGCGGAGGCTGGATCGCCGAGGAGGCCCTGGCCATCGCCGTCTACTGTGCCCTCGCCCGCCCCGCCGACCCGGCACCCCGGCGCACGCGCGTTGAGTCAGCCTTCCTGCTCTCCGTCAACCACTCCGGTGACAGCGACTCCACGGGATCCATCTGCGGCAACCTCCTCGGCGCCCACCACGGCGACCTCGCCCTCCCCCCGTCCTGGCTCACCGCCGTCGAGGGCCGTGGCACGATCACCGAGCTGGCCGACGACTTCTCGGCGGCGTTCCACCCCCTCACCCACCAGCCGTACAACGAGTCGTTCTTCGCCCCCGGGCGCTACCCGAGGAGCTGA
- a CDS encoding transposase: MRLEATSWERLTDARADRIGKLTAADGGPWLRVAIDGAPTAHPEGLAARLAEVLRIRGRSVQTVRLSPDGLAAASRNVFGISVSRSTVLRLVEALPDPQPRIPRVVGVDEYAMRKSRVYGTVLVDIETGRPVDLLPDRESATLAAGLSERPGIEVICRDRAPFSAEGARTGAPTALQVADRFHLWRNLGESTERCVSRHRACLRAPFTVPPREPSKAPQAADKLSTSPWPTGNRFADRTREKHTIVHALLAEGHSRRAKRDYHMKGTDVASRSWELKSGDITLGTLSLIDIDQPWFRCHFTPGEGWQQVRELFEAQAEAVDSGDQGRMIEAIAAIRNLPLRLHPQDGDETITPVMIQIRGDKANFRY; this comes from the coding sequence GTGCGGCTGGAAGCGACCTCCTGGGAGCGGCTGACCGATGCGCGCGCTGACCGGATCGGAAAGCTGACGGCGGCGGACGGCGGTCCGTGGCTGCGCGTCGCGATCGACGGGGCGCCGACCGCCCATCCGGAAGGGCTGGCGGCGCGCTTGGCGGAGGTCCTGCGGATCCGCGGACGCTCGGTGCAGACCGTCAGGCTCTCGCCGGACGGGCTAGCAGCCGCATCGCGAAACGTTTTCGGGATCTCGGTCAGCCGCAGCACGGTACTGCGACTGGTTGAGGCCCTTCCGGACCCGCAGCCACGGATTCCACGGGTGGTTGGCGTCGACGAATACGCAATGCGTAAGAGCCGGGTCTACGGGACCGTGCTGGTCGATATCGAGACCGGCCGGCCCGTGGATTTACTGCCGGACCGAGAGTCGGCGACGCTCGCGGCTGGGCTCAGCGAACGTCCTGGGATCGAGGTAATCTGCCGCGACCGGGCGCCGTTCTCCGCCGAAGGCGCCAGGACCGGGGCGCCGACCGCCCTCCAGGTCGCCGACCGATTCCACCTCTGGCGCAACCTCGGCGAGTCCACAGAGCGATGCGTATCGCGGCATCGGGCCTGCCTGCGGGCACCGTTCACCGTGCCACCCCGGGAGCCCTCCAAGGCTCCCCAGGCGGCCGACAAACTGTCGACATCACCGTGGCCCACGGGAAACCGGTTCGCCGACCGCACCCGTGAGAAGCACACAATCGTGCACGCGCTGCTGGCCGAGGGCCACAGCCGACGAGCAAAAAGGGATTATCACATGAAAGGTACGGACGTGGCGTCACGGTCATGGGAGCTGAAGAGTGGGGACATCACCCTCGGCACCCTCTCCCTCATCGACATTGACCAGCCCTGGTTCAGGTGCCACTTCACCCCAGGCGAGGGGTGGCAACAAGTGAGGGAACTCTTCGAAGCGCAAGCCGAGGCCGTCGACAGCGGAGACCAGGGACGGATGATCGAGGCTATCGCCGCCATCCGCAACCTTCCCCTTCGACTCCATCCACAAGATGGCGACGAAACCATCACCCCCGTCATGATTCAGATCCGCGGAGACAAGGCGAACTTCCGTTACTGA
- a CDS encoding ATP-grasp domain-containing protein: MDVEVLPAHGGAGTAMGRCGGHYYGGPAFAARVVDALEVALLEPSDDWLATLPYEYTGRRIAMATLGEARCLSRPAFVKPPSDKSFPAAVYASGSCLPTGPELSLDVPVQISDVVTWAAEFRLYLLDGEVRTGSQYATFGRLDAERLDGHRYEDAVLEFADDLLATRGGGLPSAVVVDIGLLATPEHGAPDQWAVVEANMAWFSNSYAADPDRVLDVVLRSAGPRAQMAERDRRFCQNIEDAHLAG, translated from the coding sequence ATGGATGTAGAAGTCCTTCCCGCCCATGGCGGTGCGGGCACCGCCATGGGGAGGTGTGGGGGCCACTACTACGGCGGCCCAGCTTTCGCGGCACGCGTCGTGGATGCCCTTGAGGTCGCGCTCTTGGAGCCATCTGACGACTGGCTGGCCACATTGCCCTACGAGTACACCGGACGGCGCATCGCCATGGCGACCCTGGGCGAGGCGCGCTGTTTGTCCCGACCGGCGTTCGTCAAGCCGCCGAGTGACAAGAGCTTCCCGGCCGCCGTTTACGCCAGCGGTAGTTGCCTCCCGACAGGGCCGGAGCTGTCACTGGACGTGCCAGTACAGATCAGCGACGTGGTGACCTGGGCAGCGGAGTTTCGTCTGTACCTCCTGGACGGCGAGGTCCGCACGGGTTCGCAGTACGCCACCTTCGGCCGTCTCGACGCCGAGCGGTTGGACGGGCACCGCTATGAAGACGCTGTCCTGGAGTTCGCGGACGATCTCCTGGCCACGCGCGGCGGTGGCCTGCCCAGCGCGGTGGTGGTGGACATCGGGCTCCTGGCCACACCTGAGCACGGCGCTCCGGACCAGTGGGCGGTGGTCGAGGCGAACATGGCGTGGTTCAGCAACAGCTATGCCGCGGATCCTGACCGGGTCCTGGACGTCGTCCTGCGCTCAGCTGGCCCGCGGGCACAGATGGCGGAGCGAGACCGCCGGTTCTGCCAGAACATCGAGGACGCTCACCTCGCCGGCTGA
- a CDS encoding LptM family lipoprotein — protein MRKIISGTALVLTAALLTGCGSDGGPPTADKSANASVKPKPDSGSGEVKHEVTLEVLGHGTSQVYYNLNTNKFEKVKLPWKKTSTVTLATDAEKRIGTTVSVVPGSVYNADGTLRAAACVITVDGKKVADNKGGKSDKMCKYDLK, from the coding sequence ATGCGCAAGATCATCAGTGGGACGGCTCTGGTCCTGACCGCGGCTCTACTGACCGGTTGCGGCAGCGACGGCGGCCCGCCGACGGCCGACAAGTCTGCGAACGCGAGCGTGAAGCCGAAGCCGGACAGCGGGAGCGGTGAGGTCAAGCACGAGGTCACCCTCGAAGTTCTTGGCCACGGCACATCGCAGGTTTACTACAACCTCAACACCAACAAGTTTGAGAAGGTGAAGCTTCCCTGGAAGAAGACCTCGACCGTCACCTTGGCGACCGACGCTGAGAAGAGGATCGGCACAACGGTCTCCGTCGTCCCCGGCTCCGTGTACAACGCCGATGGCACACTGCGCGCGGCGGCCTGCGTCATCACAGTCGACGGGAAGAAGGTCGCGGACAACAAGGGTGGCAAGTCCGACAAAATGTGCAAGTACGACCTGAAGTGA
- a CDS encoding IS5 family transposase, with protein sequence MGRGDLSDAEWERLRPFLPVSNGRCSRWRDHRQVIDGILHRVRTGVQWRDLPERFGPWKTVYERHRLWSGDGTWERLLQQVQAEADAAGEIDWDISVDSTIVRAHQHAAGVGAGARVKGGPTGRTPGRDAVAKPRCPPGGGGAGGEGLGRSRGGFTTKLHLSADGRCRPLSLVVTPGQRADCTQFKAVLEKIRVPRIGPGRPRKKPESLAADKAYSNRPCREYLRQRGIRHTIPEKTDSQAARLRKGSRGGLPPGFDEERYKKRNTIERAINRLKNARAVATRYDKRGYVYLGTATAAALTIWLRT encoded by the coding sequence ATGGGGCGGGGTGATCTGAGTGATGCCGAGTGGGAACGGCTGCGACCGTTCCTGCCGGTCAGCAACGGGCGTTGTAGCAGGTGGCGGGATCACCGGCAGGTAATTGACGGGATTCTGCACCGGGTCCGGACCGGCGTGCAGTGGCGCGACCTGCCCGAACGGTTCGGTCCGTGGAAGACCGTCTATGAACGGCACCGGCTGTGGTCGGGCGACGGCACCTGGGAACGCTTGCTCCAGCAGGTCCAGGCCGAGGCCGACGCGGCGGGTGAGATCGACTGGGACATCTCGGTTGACTCCACCATCGTGCGGGCGCATCAGCATGCCGCCGGCGTCGGCGCCGGCGCCCGCGTCAAAGGGGGACCCACGGGCAGAACACCAGGACGAGACGCCGTGGCAAAGCCTCGTTGCCCGCCTGGCGGAGGTGGTGCTGGAGGCGAGGGCCTGGGCCGCTCGCGCGGCGGGTTCACCACCAAGCTCCACCTGAGCGCGGACGGCCGCTGCCGCCCGCTGTCCCTGGTTGTCACACCAGGCCAGCGGGCGGACTGCACCCAGTTCAAGGCTGTGTTGGAGAAGATTCGCGTCCCGCGGATTGGGCCGGGCAGGCCCCGAAAGAAGCCGGAGAGTCTCGCCGCGGACAAGGCCTACAGCAACAGGCCCTGCCGCGAGTACCTGCGGCAACGCGGCATCCGGCACACCATCCCGGAGAAGACCGACAGCCAGGCCGCCCGCCTGCGCAAAGGCTCACGCGGCGGACTGCCACCGGGCTTCGACGAAGAGCGGTACAAGAAACGCAACACCATCGAACGGGCCATCAACCGGCTCAAGAACGCCCGAGCCGTCGCCACCCGATACGACAAGCGCGGCTACGTCTACCTCGGCACGGCCACCGCAGCAGCCCTCACCATCTGGCTCCGCACATGA
- a CDS encoding VOC family protein, translated as MIAGLQCVVLDCSDPAGLAEFYQSLLGGTVNQQDRRWAVGDDWATLHTSSGLVFAFQRSVDYRPPLWSDPARPQQFHMDFGVADLDQAQEQVLAMGATVLDDGPERRSWRIYADPAGHPFCLVRH; from the coding sequence ATGATCGCTGGTCTTCAATGTGTAGTGCTGGACTGCTCGGATCCGGCGGGACTCGCCGAGTTCTACCAATCGTTGCTCGGCGGGACCGTCAATCAGCAGGATCGGCGGTGGGCAGTCGGCGACGACTGGGCGACGTTGCACACGTCCTCCGGTCTCGTGTTCGCCTTCCAACGGTCAGTGGACTATCGGCCGCCTCTGTGGTCGGATCCCGCCCGTCCCCAGCAGTTCCACATGGACTTCGGCGTTGCGGACCTGGACCAAGCCCAAGAACAGGTGCTGGCCATGGGTGCGACCGTATTGGACGACGGTCCCGAGAGACGGAGCTGGCGTATCTATGCCGATCCCGCAGGGCATCCGTTCTGCCTGGTCCGTCACTGA
- a CDS encoding RNA polymerase sigma factor → MTELPADFRAFHELFRGVYIHWSELYLANLADAEEAVDEAFEQLYLKWTDVLEQENPNAYAWVVVKNRTIDHARARGRRPTVVDEAAFETAALRNAVDPIGELSESLHIYTAIQALPERQHDVIVLQYCLGYSTQETADILGVTPAGVRSITRYARHRLQRALGLEKEEQ, encoded by the coding sequence ATGACTGAGCTGCCTGCTGATTTCCGGGCCTTCCACGAGCTGTTCCGGGGGGTCTACATCCACTGGTCCGAGCTCTACCTCGCCAACCTCGCCGACGCCGAGGAAGCCGTGGACGAGGCCTTCGAGCAGCTCTACCTCAAGTGGACGGACGTGCTGGAACAGGAGAACCCCAACGCATATGCGTGGGTGGTGGTCAAGAACCGCACTATCGACCACGCCCGGGCGCGAGGCCGCCGCCCCACCGTGGTGGACGAGGCGGCCTTCGAGACTGCGGCCTTGCGCAACGCGGTCGACCCGATCGGGGAGTTGTCGGAGAGCCTGCACATCTACACGGCGATCCAGGCCCTGCCCGAGCGGCAGCATGATGTGATCGTCCTGCAGTACTGCCTGGGCTACAGCACTCAGGAGACCGCCGACATCCTCGGTGTCACCCCCGCAGGAGTCCGGTCCATAACCCGCTACGCCCGGCACCGGCTGCAGCGCGCCCTGGGCCTCGAAAAGGAGGAACAATGA
- a CDS encoding carboxylesterase family protein codes for MEDVAAVAEASNGVRSPSCPRSTSSPKPKPPSTKAVTQDPHWTHPPNTETPTPLRPQGNFGPQDPLAALRWVRATIARFGGDPGRITLGGVSAGAMSTCTLTTAPPARRLFQRAGSASGMVRWSRRVRPSRTR; via the coding sequence ATGGAGGATGTGGCTGCGGTAGCCGAAGCCAGCAACGGCGTGCGCTCGCCCTCGTGCCCTCGCTCGACCTCCTCACCCAAACCAAAACCGCCCAGCACGAAAGCAGTCACCCAAGACCCACACTGGACACACCCTCCCAACACCGAGACGCCCACCCCGCTCCGGCCCCAGGGCAACTTCGGTCCCCAGGACCCGCTCGCCGCGCTGCGCTGGGTACGCGCCACTATCGCCCGCTTCGGCGGCGACCCCGGCCGGATCACCCTGGGCGGCGTGTCCGCCGGTGCCATGAGCACCTGCACGCTGACGACCGCACCGCCCGCCCGCCGGCTGTTCCAGCGGGCCGGCTCTGCGAGCGGAATGGTTCGTTGGTCGAGGCGGGTGCGGCCGTCGCGGACGCGGTGA